CCATTTATACAACCAACGCCATAGAATCGCTGAACATGTCGCTGCGGAAGGTCACCAAGAACCGGGCATCATTCCCAAACGACGAAGCTATGCTGAAACTGCTCTACCTAGCCCTGAAGAACATCGAGAAAAAGTGGACTATGCCGATCAGAGACTGGAAATCGGCACTCAACCAGTTCACCATTATGTTTGAAGAAAGAATGCCTGCTCTTTAAACCGAAAGCCATTTACACAAAATTATTTACAGGACCCCCCAGCGGGTTTCACTTTTTTCCTAAAAACAACTTTGTCGATTTAATAATTCCTTTCCTGGTTGTGTGGGCTGCCTCCTTTGTTTATACCGGCATAATAGGCGGGATACTTTGGATGCCTTTACATAAATTTAAATCAGACAACATTCTAACATACATCCTTATTGCCATTGTATTCACATCTTTATTGTCACTTGGCACGAATCATGGTGTATCGCTATTGGGGATAGGCATGAGTTCAACAAATGCAATAATGATAAGATTGCTAGAAATTAAGATATTCAAACTCAGTAATAAAGCCACCTGACAGCCTGGCTCCGATATCGGAAAGTGAGCCTTTTTCATCAGCGTCTAAGCCCCCATCAGGAGCTTTGCACTGGCACAGGACTCAAAATATTAGAAACAGAGGTGCTCATGGTGATTTTTAATATGAGAGCAATAATAGTCGTGGCTGCATTGCTTCAAGCAGTGCCAGTATATGCCGATACTCCGTGCCAAGCTCTTCAACGACAACTAGATTACTATTTACATGACATTATTGGTTGTCACTATACTGCGGAGTATAGTGATAGAAATATAAATATCTATAAAGAATGTGATCCACCACCAACCGTCAAAACTATCACTTATTCAGCCGGTGGAGTCACTCGCACTGTAACTGATACAGCACAATGCTGTAGTAAATCTCCTTGTTATGAACGAGATAGGTATTATGAGGAATTTACCACCATTTATTACAACACTCGGGTTGAATACGCATATTGTGATAACACTTCAACAGTTGAAGAATTCGGGTATGGAGCTTTTCCTGAATATCCATTCGTGTCTTCAGCAATATGTGGCATAACATATCCTATTAGACCACCCACTGTTTTAACTTATGGTTGTCCAAGTCCCCAAAAAACCTTAGAGGCAACCTTAGATATCCCACCCGAATGTAAGTGTTTAGATCCGAATGATCCTTGTTGCAACAGCACGGATGAATGTTGTGGCAAAGGGCCTTGCTGTTATGACCCTGCCTGCTGCGGAGATGTATGCTGTCAGGGTAAAGGCGTAAATGGCGCGATAGACAGTATTTTCGGCCAGGCGAAGTAAAGGGTCAGGCCGTCAACACTGTACACACTTCTTTCCTTTTGCTAAGGTGATGTAAAATCCCGGCAGACAGAGGAGACACATGTGGCCGACCATCAGAAACTGGGAAGCTACCCGTGGAGTGGCCATGTAGTATTACTCGGTAAGCGGGCCATGGAAGGTCATGAGACGGACGAGGTACTGACACGTTTTGGAAATACCAGGGCACGCGCAGTTCGTGGCTATTGGCAGTTCGTCGCCGATGGAATTACCACAGGACATCGCCAGGATCTGGTCGGGGGCGGACTTAAGCGCAGCCAGCCCGATTGCATGGAGATCAAAGAAATAGCCGCCTTTGATGAGCGAATCCTCGGCAGTGGCGGGTTTGTGGAAAAGTTGACCCAGGGGGCCAGCGTGGTGGAGAAGAATAAACCACGTCTTGCCTTGGTTGAATTGCTAGACAGAGTCTGTGCCGTGACCGGAGTGGTTGCAGACCGAATGCAGTGTTCCGGCAAAGAGCGCACCGTAGCACGGGCAAAAGCTATCTTCTGCTACTTGGCAGTACGTGAGTATGGCTATACGGGCACAGAGGCCGGGAAGGTCGTAGGGATCGGCTCGGCAGGCGCGTCTATAGCGGCCAGACGGGGAGCGGAGTTATTGAAGAGTTACCCGGAGCTGGGGATATAAAATTGAAGGGGAGGCAGTTAGTTGATTAGCTAACAACGTCCCTCCCAAGGACCCCTGAAAACCACAAGTTTAATGTGATTGATAAAGGGTGGATCGAAGCCAATGAGTTAAGTGTAGGTGACAAAATAATCACAAGAAATGGAAACGCATATGTTAAATCAATTATGTTTATAAAAACAGAAATACCTGTTCACGTATTTAATATTGAGGTAGAAAATAATGATAACTATCAAATTCAAGAAATGGGCGTAGTTGTAGTAGATAGATGGAATGCAGAAGCATTTTCATGTAAACCATAGCTTTAATGGTCAATACTCATATACTAATAAGGAAGAATTAAATGTATGACTGGTTCTATGAACAACTTAAATCAATAAAATACAAAAATTTTCATATTGTCGAACCAATAGATCAAAAAACGATAGAAAATTTGAAAGTAAGACTTGGCGGGCTTCCAAAGACATATGCGGATTTTCTACAATCTTTTGGGAAAGCCAAGCTATATCATGAACAGCACTACTATATCGTTGGCGTTTATCCATTGTATCCTGAATCAATAGATGAGAGCGGAGAGACGTTCTACTGCTTTGGCCATTATGATGCTGCATCCGCTGGTTTTAAAGCAGCAGACATAAATGGGGGAAATGAAGCCGCAGTATTTGAAATGAACTCTTCTGGCAATTTAACAAGAGTAGCAAATGACTTTGCTAGTTGGTTTTTTGATAGATGCACTTTAGCGAGGAAGCGGTACTCCAAAAAAGAATGGGAAAAGATTTTAAATGAGCCCAAACCGTTCAACAATCGTGAGGTTGCCGTCGCTGAAGCCAGAAAGCTGTTTCAATGGCAGTTACTTGAGCGGACGCCGCAAGGCACCTTTCGGTTCCGCATATACAATAACTCCAAAACAGTTCTGCCATTTTTGACAGTAGGAATTCGACATAATGAGAATAAGTTCGAAGGGGGAATATGGATCCCGGTAAGGCATGTTACTCCTGGACAGGTTAGAGATGTTGAAGCGAAGCCTTATCCTCACATTCCTATTGAGGAGCAAATTCCGTTTTCTATGCCTGATCCCACTCCTGAAGATAGAGCGATGTACTGGGAGTTCAGGAAAGCAGATCGTTAAGCGCTGGTGAACAGGGATGTGAGAAGTATCAGCTCAGCAGTGAGACGCCTTCGGAGAGGATGCAGGAGACACCGAAGTTGGCGGAGAGGATGTCGTCACTTAAAGCTCTTCTTGAGGCCAACCGTAGGTGTCAGGGCCAACCGTAGGTGTCAGGCTTGACATTCGGACATTTGGCCAACCGTAGGTGTCAGGCTTGACATTCGGACATTTTGATATATTGTTTCCCCATGGCCCGTAAACCTCGCATACATTACCCCGGCGCTGTCTACCACGTTATTCTGCGTGGCAATGCCGGCGAACCACTCTTTTTCA
This region of Geotalea daltonii FRC-32 genomic DNA includes:
- a CDS encoding SMI1/KNR4 family protein; translation: MYDWFYEQLKSIKYKNFHIVEPIDQKTIENLKVRLGGLPKTYADFLQSFGKAKLYHEQHYYIVGVYPLYPESIDESGETFYCFGHYDAASAGFKAADINGGNEAAVFEMNSSGNLTRVANDFASWFFDRCTLARKRYSKKEWEKILNEPKPFNNREVAVAEARKLFQWQLLERTPQGTFRFRIYNNSKTVLPFLTVGIRHNENKFEGGIWIPVRHVTPGQVRDVEAKPYPHIPIEEQIPFSMPDPTPEDRAMYWEFRKADR